The genomic window CTCCCACTCTGGCACATTGTATTACTGCCGTGTCTTGTCTTGTGAATTTCCTTTAGACACAACAGTGTCACCATGGTAATATGTTGGTTTGTTGGTTAGTAGAAGCTTGTTCATTGTAACATTGCTGACTCAGTTTTAGTGCCTTACTTTTCAACACTgtatataatttattatttgatttaaaaaaatatatatatattaaactGGTTCATACATGTGACAAACTTCCTCAAACACCTATACATGCTTATGCAGCTATGAATATACTACCTATTTCAGTGTTGCACCTTAACCACAAAATCACAcagcattttttcatttataaaatcAGACATACACCTCTGTTGTCTTTGCTGATGCTTTATTGGCAGATTTATTGGTAATTAACAAGGAAAAAGCATAGAAAGTGGATTATCCAACTAgtttctctcaaacacacattgGGATAAAACTTTAGAAACTGAGAATGAGTGtaattattttcacacacaaaagtcaggaaaagaaagacaagcaTGAGGAACAGTGTAAAAAGATGATATTAATGACAAGCAAGATATTCATCATGAAATCAAATGCTAATTCTATCATCACCCTACAGCAGCTGACCTccacctgactgactgactgagtgagcATGATTCTCCCCTGACTCTCCAACAAGGACCCCATTTCTGGTGTAGAAGACCTTGGCCAGAGAGGCACTCATGGGGGAGGGAATGTACTCTTGACATTGTGATCCACCAAGACTCGGTGCACACTCTACTGTgtaggagaagaagaaggtacCATGATTTAACATGCAGCTGTCTTTCACTGTCCCTTTACGTAGATCAAATGAGCACTCACCAAGCAGATCACTGTTCCAGTAAGTATCCTCATCATAAATACTGAATCTaagtttgttttgcatgttgaTGGTAATGGATCCAAACTCAAAGGTCTCTCGCCATTTAGGATTGTCATTGTTTGCTATAATGGCAGTGCGCTTTACCTGGTCACCATACTTGACTTCCACTGAACCATCTGTCTTACCAAATGTATCACCATACAGATCCTGTGCATAAAGCCTGAATACCTTTAACGTGGCAAGACCTTTCCCAGCAGGACAGCAGTTTGACTTGATATTCTGATCACTGTTGCAGACACAAGCACAAGGATCTCTTTTGCTGGATCTGTGTCCAACTTGACAAGATTCTGAACATTTCTTCAACACTGCATTTTTCTTGATGTacttctccacctccttcttCAGTCCGGTCCTTGCAGGATGATCACCTGGTAGTATGGTGTGCAGGGGCTTTAGGTTGTATCGGACAACATCAGGTGTGTTCTTCAGTGAGGTAAGCCAGTCATTATAGACAGAGGGGTTTGATTGTCCTTGAAAGAGGGTATCAGCTCCATCAATGTTTCCACCAGTGACCTCTGTGCTACGCTCATTAAATGTGCTGCTGAAACTCTGGCTAGAGCctaacttcttcttcttttcctgaCAGTGTTTTATCATGCTTTCTATACTGGCTGTTTTTGCAAAGCTAGCCGAGGCCTCAACTAACAAACAATCCTTGacctctgtctctgacagaccATTCATGGTTGCCTGGCAGGTCTTGACAGAAGTGATTGCCTTTATTTCCCCTCCTAGAGATACTTGAATGATGCAATGTGTACCATAGGTGTCGATGAGATTACGATATAATGGCTCAGTTTTAAGTGAATAGGGAGGAAGGGAATTGATCGCTGATTGAAAGTCATGACTCAGTGGAGGATTTGTTGCCAGTCTGTAGCTGTGAAGCGCAGGAAGAACATGAAAaggttacagtgtgttacagttaAAGTTATCCCATTTTATTCTCTTGTTACCATTTATGTTGTTTAAGCAAAATTACTgttgttattgtcaacaaatatCTGTCCTCATACTCACCCATAGAAGCTACAGTAGACAGAATGGCGGAAGAAGTTGTAGTGGTCTTGTTTTGACTTTTGCATGCCAAAGGTTGATTCTCTGGAGTGGGAACCGCCCAAGCCAACTCCAATAGTAGTACTGGGGTCTACAGGGATGTTAAGGCCAACTTTCCAGTCATTGGACACAGATGATGTGGAGTCATTGACAAGAGTTTCAACAGAGTCATAAGCTATACTGGAGACTGTTAAACTGCACTTGGGGAGGGTTCTCCAGTCCACCACAGCAGCTGGGACCTTCTGCTTTTCCTGATTCATGTAGCTGTTTCTGTACAGCCTGCAAGTGCCATTTCCAAGCTTCCATGTTTCCGTGTCGATGACATAGGCACCTTTCCTCTGCATTGTGACGATGTCGAAGCCTTCTCCACCCAGATTGTAACCAGGGACAAAGTGAGCATTTTCACACTCTTGTGGTGTTCCAATGTAGCTTACACTGGATGGCAGACACAGAGGACTCCATGCCCAATACAGGAGCGTGAGTTGCCACAGTCTCGCCATCTGTAGGAAGAAGTTCGAAAAAGTTAAAATGGCATGGACCAAAAAtgttacaatacaatgcaaCAATGAACAAATTGAAATATACAAAACAGTTGACTTTAAGCAATTTTGAATATGATGTATGAGATTACTCAGCAAAAACTATTAGTATCTCTGTCGCACCTTACTTTAAGTATCAACAGCAAGCTCTGTTTGCTGGCTTACAAAGTTCAACTTAAAGTGTTGATGTTCAGGAGGTGGAGTCTTGATTGGCTATGATATATATTTAATACTTGTAAGTTTCGCATTCAACCAATTTCATTCACACTTGTAAAGCACTCAACAACTGAGATGAAACTTTCTGCCCCAAATGAGGAACCAGGTCTTTTGTAGAAACAAAATCATAGGGCTAAAAATTTATTAACTAAAGGGGGCTGATTAAGAAACATCACATAAGTGTAATACATGaagcaaaattacaaaaataaatataccaCAATATATGGATCACAGTGCTGAGCAAAGGGGCAATGAACTCCAGTAGAAGAAGCTGAACTAATTTTGCCCAACTCTAATATGTTATGTGTAAATGTCATAattcatatatttcatatatcACAATATTTCCTATTTTCTTACTTTTCCACACAGTAGAGTAGCAATGTCACAATGTTGTATATGGTATTAGAGCACCAGCTGCTTGCATATTGTTTCAAGCTTGTTTTAAGCCAGCTGTGCTCCACATATCTTCTCAAATGCTTCTGCCTCTCACAAAGTTGGGGGGGTGGTCATGTCCTATTACCTTAACATgagaaaaaacagttgaaagATGAAATTGCATGCACTTTATGTCCACAGAAATGCATATTTAAAAAGCAAGTCAGGGATAAAGTGATTTTCTTTGAGCAGCAGTTAGTTTAAATTATTAACTATTGCAGGTGGAGATGGAAAGTAGAAAAAAGTACTAAACCTCCAACTCAATAGCACCCTATGTAAGTTTTATCTAATCATTTTGGAAGATATCAGACCCCATTGAGATAAAACCTAAAAGGGGTATAATCTACCTAAATTATATTATTGAGTCATGTAACTGATGACTGACTTCTCAACAGTTTTGACAGAGGACACACTGAGTGtgcatgtaaataaaaaaaaacttactttCTTACTTATTTAGAAGTGAGGACATGCAAGTGTGATGGCTTTGTTGATGTTTTGCTAGCAGATATTGTCACATACATataacaatgaaaaaaacatttttgaacaaCATTTCTCACAAGCATATGTGATATAACTTACTTAAATGACTTGAAATTATTTTCATAAgccaaacaaaatatatatatatatctgttaATCTCAATGTTTCTGCCAGTGAGCTCTGTGTTATGTCCATTATATGTGCTGTTCAAACTTTGGCTGCAGCCAGCAGGGGGCCTCAGTTGACAAACACTCCTTGGCCTATAGGTCCACTTATGATTATCTTGTGTATTTATGGAAGTGTTGGCATTTCCCCTCTCAGCACCACTTTTACCATGGAATGTGTACCATATGTATCAGTCAGACTGTGATATAATGGATCAattttatatgaataaaaaGTAAGGGAAGTGATGGCTGATTCCAATTCATGACTcagtgtggttgttttgttgtcagtcTGTAGCTGTAAACGTGTTAGTATGAGCATGTAATTACATTATAGTCTATTATAGTCACAGTGTTATGTAAGACCCTTTCTAACCAACCCC from Lates calcarifer isolate ASB-BC8 linkage group LG5, TLL_Latcal_v3, whole genome shotgun sequence includes these protein-coding regions:
- the LOC108884571 gene encoding perforin-1-like produces the protein MTFNQRINSLPPYSLKTEPLYHNIIDIYGTHYIIQVSLGGEIKAITAVKTCQATMNGLSETEVKDCLLVEASASFAKTASIESMIKHCQEKKKKLGSSQSFSSTFNERSTEVTGGNIDGADTLFQGQSNPSVYNDWLTSLKNTPDVVRYNLKPLHTILPGDHPARTGLKKEVEKYIKKNAVLKKCSESCQVGHRSSKRDPCACVCNSDQNIKSNCCPAGKGLATLKVFRLYAQDLYGDTFGKTDGSVEVKYGDQVKRTAIIANNDNPKWRETFEFGSITINMQNKLRFSIYDEDTYWNSDLLGECSFDLRKGTVKDSCMLNHGTFFFSYTVECAPSLGGSQCQEYIPSPMSASLAKVFYTRNGVLVGESGENHAHSVSQSGGGQLL